Genomic DNA from Candidatus Hydrogenedentota bacterium:
GCCGGTCAGCCCCAGGCCACGTTATCTCTTGGCTCACTCTTCTGTCTGCTTGGCCAACCCTCCCCTTCTCACTCTTCACACATTCACACCCTTCAAACCCCGCCCCCCCTTCCCATCGCCGCTTGCTTGCTCCACACGCAGCAGCTACCATTGTTCCCAACGAACAGGAGGAGACAAGCGATGTTTGCTGCGTTTTTGACCTTAGGCGCTTTCTGTACATCAGGCGCGGCCGAGACGCCGCAGACCGCCGAGGCGGGGCAATCCATGCACGATGCGTACACCATTGCGGCGTACTACTTTCCGAACTACCATCCCGATGCGCGGAACGCGAAACAGCACGGCGAGGGATGGACCGAGTGGGAATTGGTGAAACAGGCCAAACCGCGATTCAACGGTCATCACCAGCCAAACATCCCGCTCTGGGGATACACGGACGAGTCAAATCCCGCGGATATGGCCCGGAAAATCGCAGCTGCCGCTGATCACGGCATTGACGCCTTCATTTTCGACTGGTATTGGTTCGATGACGGCCCCTTCCTGCAGCGGGGTCTCGAGGACGGCTTCATGAAAGCCCCGAACCGCGAGCGCCTCAAGTTCGCCCTGATGTGGGCCAACCACAACTGGCTCGACATTCACCCCGCACGGCTCGAAAAGCAAAGTGAACTGCTCTACCCGGGAACGGTTACCCCCGAGACCTTCGACAAGATGACGGACTACATCATCGAGACCTACTTCAAACATCCCAGCCACTGGCTCATCAACGGCCAACCGTACTTTTCGGTCTACGAATTGCACACCCTCATCCAGAGTTTTGGAACGCTTGACGCCACACGAGAGGCACTCGAACGGTTTCGGGAAAAGACCAAGGCGGCGGGGTTCCCCGGCCTGCACCTGAACGCCGTGACCTTCGGCGTACGCATCCTGCCCGGCGAAACGGCGGTTTCCGAACCCGAAGAGCTGGTTTCCCTTTTGGGCTTCAACAGCGTCACCTCGTACGTCTGGATCCACCACGTCGCCTTGCCCGAGTTTCCGCAGACGCCCTATGATTATGTGCGCGACAAATACATTGACCACTGGAAACAGGCCGCGCCCAGATACAACGTGCCCTATTTCCCCAATGTGACAATGGGATGGGATTCTTCGCCCCGCTGTCATTCCGACGACGCATTCAAGAATACCGGGTATCCCTTCATGGCAACGATCTCGAACAACACGCCCGAAGCCTTCGAGGGCGGCCTGCGCGCCGTGAAGGCGCTCGCGGATACCTTGCCCCCGGGCCCGCGCATCATCACCGTCAACTGCTGGAACGAGTGGACGGAAGGCAGCTACC
This window encodes:
- a CDS encoding glycoside hydrolase family 99-like domain-containing protein, with product MFAAFLTLGAFCTSGAAETPQTAEAGQSMHDAYTIAAYYFPNYHPDARNAKQHGEGWTEWELVKQAKPRFNGHHQPNIPLWGYTDESNPADMARKIAAAADHGIDAFIFDWYWFDDGPFLQRGLEDGFMKAPNRERLKFALMWANHNWLDIHPARLEKQSELLYPGTVTPETFDKMTDYIIETYFKHPSHWLINGQPYFSVYELHTLIQSFGTLDATREALERFREKTKAAGFPGLHLNAVTFGVRILPGETAVSEPEELVSLLGFNSVTSYVWIHHVALPEFPQTPYDYVRDKYIDHWKQAAPRYNVPYFPNVTMGWDSSPRCHSDDAFKNTGYPFMATISNNTPEAFEGGLRAVKALADTLPPGPRIITVNCWNEWTEGSYLEPDTRNGLAYLEAVQRVFVNEKQARP